A genomic region of Rhodobium gokarnense contains the following coding sequences:
- a CDS encoding class I SAM-dependent methyltransferase, translating into MTADKDIIPADLAAMYENIAKNCDETDFWGQVRRTVNGKPVPEEQIALIIDQMKDALDLQADDILLDICCGNGALSARFFEDCAGGLGIDYSQTLIGVARKYFSGGPGVAYDVGEALDFLENAADPERFTKAVIYGSISYFPREAARSMLRVLRERFTGVSRFVVGNVADLAQIHAFFADQYEDGIEDRADSAIGVWWSRQAFEEMARDTGWSAEIRRMPDTFYASHYRFDAVLRPAQV; encoded by the coding sequence GTGACCGCCGACAAGGACATCATCCCGGCAGACCTCGCAGCGATGTACGAGAACATCGCGAAGAACTGCGATGAGACCGACTTCTGGGGCCAGGTCCGCCGCACGGTGAACGGCAAGCCGGTTCCCGAAGAGCAGATCGCCCTGATCATCGACCAGATGAAAGACGCCCTCGACCTGCAGGCCGACGACATCCTGCTCGACATCTGCTGCGGCAACGGAGCGCTGAGCGCCCGGTTTTTCGAGGACTGCGCCGGCGGCCTCGGCATCGACTATTCGCAGACGCTGATCGGTGTCGCACGAAAGTATTTCTCCGGCGGGCCGGGCGTCGCGTACGACGTCGGCGAGGCGCTCGATTTTCTGGAGAATGCAGCCGACCCGGAGCGCTTCACCAAGGCGGTCATCTACGGCTCGATCAGCTATTTCCCGCGCGAAGCCGCGCGCAGCATGCTCCGCGTCCTGCGCGAACGGTTCACGGGAGTATCGCGTTTCGTCGTCGGCAATGTCGCGGATCTTGCCCAGATTCATGCATTTTTCGCAGACCAGTACGAAGACGGCATTGAAGACAGGGCGGATTCGGCGATAGGTGTCTGGTGGTCGCGCCAGGCGTTCGAAGAGATGGCCCGCGATACGGGCTGGTCCGCCGAGATCAGGCGCATGCCAGACACGTTTTACGCCAGTCATTATCGTTTCGATGCGGTTTTGCGGCCGGCACAGGTTTGA
- a CDS encoding aminotransferase class I/II-fold pyridoxal phosphate-dependent enzyme: MFKKVVWLAGMPRSGTNWASQIFASHPDVRLKFCPLFSYPFKNACDENSTADDWNKLFEAVYTTSDAYLDQEYLRKDGLLPTFEEKSDAPSVLCIKSTRYHHLLPNLLDLVPELHLVVLVRNPAASIHSWLTNPHEFPDGADPATEWRSGACRKTGTGEFWGFDDWKAVTRQQLALARARPDRVTVVVYEDLVRDAGGETARLFDRLGLDLHPQTSAFLTASQSSNKSHKRAVFKDPNVSERWTGEIDPEIRYTIGRELVGTPLARFCDARTLAVGAGWRGPKGPLRLGPTKAKLDDLAAFGGPPLFDRTQPRPIGQLAKPSSTAFSRYVDTIYEERRWSNNGALVRTLEHRLAEYHGVEHCVTFANASLAIVALLKSVALPTAREIILPAFTYVGLPHIIVWSGYQPRFCDIDERTQSLSPSAVEAAVTEETAAILAVHQVNAPCDHEWFADFSSRTGVPVVYDSVHALGCSLPDGTPIGGLGEAEVFSLHATKILNGFEGGYITTNNPDLAHTLKSLRNFGYTTEISTDAIGLNGKLNEVHAAMALASLEQVDTVIAENEERFLKYRNAFHDIEGLSFVPYEDSYKAKNYEFALLEIDENWPLERDTIVSLLRAENALARAYYNEPLYRYDDYPEVGSCSAPNVPRNVVMPFMPVTDKLARRIIQMPVGGHVATTDIEGLADFFRFVRENAQDIRMRLQARTES, encoded by the coding sequence ATGTTCAAGAAAGTCGTCTGGCTTGCCGGCATGCCCCGCTCGGGGACGAACTGGGCCTCCCAGATCTTCGCGTCCCACCCCGACGTGAGGCTCAAGTTCTGCCCGCTGTTTTCCTATCCCTTCAAGAATGCCTGCGACGAAAACAGCACGGCGGACGACTGGAACAAGCTGTTTGAAGCCGTCTACACCACGAGCGACGCGTATCTCGACCAGGAGTACCTTCGCAAGGACGGTCTTCTGCCGACGTTCGAGGAAAAGTCGGACGCTCCAAGCGTCCTGTGCATCAAGTCGACCCGGTACCACCATCTGCTGCCGAACCTCCTCGACCTCGTTCCCGAGCTTCACCTTGTCGTCCTGGTCCGCAATCCCGCAGCGTCCATCCATTCCTGGCTGACCAACCCGCATGAGTTTCCGGACGGCGCCGATCCGGCGACGGAATGGCGTTCAGGCGCCTGCCGCAAGACCGGCACCGGAGAGTTCTGGGGGTTCGACGACTGGAAGGCCGTCACACGGCAGCAACTGGCCCTTGCCCGTGCCCGGCCGGACAGGGTCACGGTGGTGGTCTACGAAGACCTGGTGCGCGATGCCGGCGGTGAGACCGCGCGCCTGTTCGATCGTCTCGGCCTCGATTTGCATCCCCAGACAAGCGCATTCCTGACGGCGTCCCAATCGTCCAACAAGAGCCACAAGCGGGCGGTGTTCAAGGATCCCAACGTCTCGGAGCGTTGGACCGGGGAGATCGATCCGGAGATCCGCTACACGATCGGCCGGGAGCTCGTCGGCACCCCGCTCGCGCGTTTTTGCGACGCCCGGACCCTGGCCGTCGGAGCGGGCTGGCGAGGACCCAAAGGACCCCTGCGCCTCGGGCCGACAAAGGCGAAACTCGACGATCTTGCCGCCTTCGGCGGTCCCCCGCTGTTCGACCGGACGCAGCCGCGCCCGATCGGACAGCTCGCAAAGCCGTCTTCCACGGCCTTCTCCCGCTACGTGGACACGATCTACGAAGAACGCCGCTGGTCCAACAACGGTGCCCTGGTGCGAACCCTGGAGCATCGCCTCGCCGAGTACCACGGCGTTGAGCACTGCGTGACCTTCGCCAATGCCTCGCTCGCGATCGTCGCGCTGCTGAAGTCCGTGGCGCTGCCGACCGCACGCGAAATCATCTTGCCGGCATTCACCTATGTGGGCCTGCCGCACATCATCGTATGGTCCGGCTACCAACCACGGTTTTGCGATATCGACGAGCGGACCCAGTCCTTGTCGCCATCCGCAGTCGAAGCGGCCGTGACGGAGGAGACGGCTGCGATTCTCGCCGTCCATCAGGTGAACGCGCCGTGCGATCACGAATGGTTTGCGGACTTCTCGTCGAGAACGGGCGTTCCCGTGGTGTACGATTCCGTTCACGCGCTCGGCTGCAGCCTGCCCGATGGAACGCCGATCGGCGGGCTCGGCGAAGCCGAAGTGTTCAGCCTGCACGCGACGAAGATCCTGAACGGCTTCGAAGGCGGTTACATCACGACGAACAACCCGGACCTTGCGCACACGCTGAAGAGCCTGCGGAATTTCGGCTACACGACCGAGATATCCACGGATGCGATAGGCCTGAACGGCAAGCTGAACGAAGTCCACGCCGCCATGGCCCTTGCGTCCCTGGAACAGGTCGACACGGTGATCGCGGAAAACGAAGAGCGTTTCCTGAAATACCGTAATGCATTTCACGATATCGAAGGACTTTCCTTCGTCCCCTACGAAGACAGCTACAAGGCCAAGAATTACGAATTCGCGCTGCTGGAAATCGACGAGAACTGGCCGTTGGAGCGCGATACGATCGTGAGCCTTCTGCGCGCGGAGAACGCCCTGGCGCGCGCCTATTACAACGAGCCGCTCTACCGATATGACGACTATCCCGAAGTCGGGAGCTGCTCGGCGCCGAATGTGCCGCGCAATGTCGTCATGCCGTTCATGCCGGTTACCGACAAGCTCGCGCGACGTATCATCCAGATGCCGGTGGGTGGTCACGTGGCCACGACCGACATTGAGGGTCTTGCGGATTTTTTCCGGTTTGTCCGTGAGAACGCGCAAGACATTCGGATGCGCCTTCAGGCGCGGACGGAGTCCTAG
- a CDS encoding DegT/DnrJ/EryC1/StrS family aminotransferase: MKATISDFQVFGGSPTFDVDRVVGQVYMPDREVFDTWFSAISERAFYTNHGPLVARLDAVIADRLEVANAVSVTNGTVALMVALTALELSGDVIVPAFTFPATVQAVVWAGLRPVFADVDPVTHNLTPETVAAAMTPETTCVLGVHVWGRPCEPAGLKAFCRQNALRLAFDACHGFGCSHDGRMLGNFGDVEVFSFHATKIVNGAEGGCITTNDDELAARLRTVANFHRSPADRDCKVRINAKMTEAQAAMALMALSEFEQYVDRNRAIYEVYREQLGPRSDVRMIAFDASELQNYQYAVFELGDEAGISRDDLLAVLRREGVHARRYFAPGVHKLHPFEEGRNGPPLPITDQLCDTLFQLPVGAFVTPQDARLIANLVSVILDNADAFSQRLATSKDGAASA; this comes from the coding sequence GTGAAAGCAACGATTTCAGATTTCCAGGTGTTTGGGGGATCGCCGACATTCGACGTCGATCGCGTGGTCGGCCAAGTCTATATGCCGGACCGCGAGGTCTTCGACACGTGGTTTTCGGCGATTTCCGAGCGCGCGTTCTACACCAACCACGGCCCGCTCGTGGCGCGGCTGGACGCGGTCATTGCCGATCGCCTCGAGGTCGCCAACGCCGTCTCGGTCACGAACGGAACCGTCGCCCTCATGGTGGCCCTCACGGCCCTTGAATTGAGCGGCGATGTGATCGTGCCGGCGTTCACCTTTCCGGCGACGGTTCAGGCGGTCGTCTGGGCGGGCCTCCGTCCGGTCTTTGCGGACGTCGATCCCGTAACACACAACCTGACGCCGGAAACCGTCGCCGCGGCCATGACACCGGAAACGACCTGCGTCCTCGGTGTGCATGTCTGGGGCCGGCCCTGCGAACCCGCGGGCCTGAAGGCATTCTGTCGCCAGAACGCGCTCCGTCTGGCGTTCGACGCCTGCCACGGCTTCGGATGCAGCCATGACGGACGCATGCTCGGCAATTTCGGCGACGTCGAGGTATTTTCGTTCCACGCCACCAAGATCGTCAACGGCGCCGAAGGCGGCTGCATCACCACGAATGACGACGAGTTGGCTGCACGTCTGCGCACCGTGGCGAACTTCCACCGGTCTCCGGCCGACCGCGACTGCAAGGTCAGGATCAACGCCAAGATGACCGAGGCGCAGGCGGCCATGGCGCTGATGGCCCTTTCCGAGTTCGAGCAATACGTCGACAGAAACCGCGCCATCTATGAGGTCTATCGGGAGCAACTGGGGCCTCGTTCCGATGTCCGCATGATCGCGTTCGATGCCTCGGAGCTCCAGAACTACCAGTACGCCGTCTTCGAGCTCGGCGACGAGGCCGGGATTTCGCGCGATGATCTGCTGGCGGTGCTGCGCCGCGAAGGCGTGCACGCGCGCCGCTATTTCGCCCCCGGCGTCCACAAGCTTCATCCGTTCGAAGAGGGAAGGAACGGTCCTCCCCTTCCGATCACAGATCAGCTCTGCGACACCCTGTTCCAGCTTCCCGTCGGCGCGTTCGTGACACCGCAGGACGCGCGGCTGATCGCCAATCTTGTCTCGGTCATTCTCGACAATGCCGACGCGTTTTCGCAGCGCCTGGCAACGTCAAAGGACGGTGCGGCGTCGGCGTGA
- a CDS encoding WbqC family protein, translating into MRLGIMQPYFFPYLGYFDVIRKTDRWIVFDVVKYQAKHWMNRNRILEPNKGEQYITVPVDKHSSRMLSDITVKDMPQAREKILRQLAVYRNVAPYFDAVCGIVEETFDDVGDDPVRLSDLNVAGLARVCAHLGIAFDYRICSELDLDYAGVQHAGQWALEICRQLGATGYVNPSGGKSIFRREEWQAAGIDIAFTRLPDFRYPVGGKFEFVPHLSIVDCLMWVPGTEILAYLDELSLDRGGEPMAAP; encoded by the coding sequence ATGCGACTTGGCATCATGCAGCCCTACTTCTTCCCCTATCTCGGCTATTTCGACGTCATCCGGAAGACCGACCGCTGGATCGTCTTCGATGTGGTGAAGTACCAGGCCAAGCACTGGATGAACCGCAATCGCATCCTGGAGCCGAACAAGGGCGAGCAATACATCACGGTGCCGGTCGACAAGCACTCCTCCCGGATGCTGAGCGACATCACGGTCAAGGATATGCCCCAGGCGCGCGAGAAGATCCTCCGGCAACTCGCCGTCTACCGCAACGTCGCGCCCTATTTCGATGCGGTCTGCGGCATCGTCGAGGAGACCTTTGACGACGTCGGCGACGACCCGGTCCGCCTCAGCGATCTCAATGTCGCCGGCCTTGCCCGGGTCTGCGCCCATCTCGGCATCGCGTTCGACTACCGCATCTGCTCCGAGCTCGACCTGGATTATGCCGGCGTCCAGCACGCCGGCCAATGGGCGCTGGAAATCTGCCGCCAGCTCGGCGCCACCGGCTATGTCAATCCGTCCGGCGGCAAATCGATCTTCCGGAGAGAAGAATGGCAGGCCGCCGGCATCGACATCGCGTTCACGCGGCTACCGGACTTCCGCTATCCCGTCGGCGGCAAGTTTGAATTCGTCCCCCACCTGTCCATAGTGGACTGCCTGATGTGGGTACCGGGCACGGAGATTCTGGCCTATCTCGATGAATTGTCCCTGGACCGCGGGGGCGAGCCCATGGCGGCACCCTAG
- a CDS encoding TylF/MycF family methyltransferase produces the protein MIGRGELTADLRRKFEASEDAGFLPIWEMAKPHTMTSFERGHALFRACRYIVERRLPGAFVECGVWQGGSAMIAMATLDLLGAGDREFFLFDTFDGMTPPTPEDMDWQGHDAGALMEKDAGNREDSLVWAMASIDVVRENVAKTGYNPDLVKFIKGDVGDTLPGTETGEISLLRLDTDFYRSTLTELEILYPRLTRQGVLIVDDYGHWQGARRAVDEYFSRSDAQFPDAPIPPLFHWIDYTGRMAVRI, from the coding sequence GTGATTGGACGCGGAGAACTGACAGCCGATCTGCGCAGGAAATTCGAAGCGTCCGAGGACGCCGGTTTTCTGCCGATCTGGGAGATGGCCAAGCCGCATACGATGACATCGTTTGAGCGCGGCCACGCCCTTTTCCGCGCCTGCCGCTATATTGTCGAGCGCCGGCTGCCTGGCGCGTTCGTCGAATGCGGCGTTTGGCAAGGCGGATCGGCGATGATCGCCATGGCGACCCTGGACCTCCTCGGTGCGGGAGATCGGGAGTTCTTCCTCTTCGATACGTTCGACGGAATGACGCCGCCGACACCGGAAGACATGGACTGGCAAGGCCACGATGCGGGGGCATTGATGGAAAAGGATGCCGGTAACCGGGAAGACTCGCTTGTCTGGGCGATGGCATCGATAGATGTCGTGCGCGAAAATGTGGCAAAGACCGGCTACAATCCCGATCTCGTGAAATTCATCAAGGGCGATGTGGGCGATACGCTTCCCGGAACGGAGACGGGTGAGATATCCCTTCTTCGCCTGGATACGGATTTTTATCGCAGCACCTTGACCGAACTGGAGATATTGTATCCGCGGCTGACCCGGCAAGGAGTGTTGATCGTCGACGACTATGGTCATTGGCAGGGGGCCCGCCGCGCCGTCGACGAATACTTTTCGCGAAGCGATGCGCAATTCCCCGATGCGCCGATCCCGCCGCTGTTCCATTGGATCGACTACACCGGTCGAATGGCGGTCCGCATCTAG
- a CDS encoding YggT family protein: MCSVTQLLLVILNLMIWIVVASAIFSWLYAFNVVNPRNQFIAMIGNALYQLTEPLYRPIRRFLPDLGGLDLSPVIVLLIIFFLDMLIRNNLVPMFCF, encoded by the coding sequence ATGTGCTCTGTCACCCAATTGCTGCTGGTTATCCTCAACCTGATGATCTGGATCGTGGTCGCCAGCGCGATCTTCTCCTGGCTCTACGCCTTCAACGTGGTCAATCCGCGCAACCAGTTCATCGCCATGATCGGCAATGCGCTCTACCAGTTGACGGAGCCGCTCTACCGGCCGATCCGCCGCTTCCTGCCCGATCTCGGCGGCCTCGACCTGTCACCGGTGATCGTGCTCCTGATCATCTTTTTCCTCGACATGCTGATCCGCAACAACCTGGTGCCGATGTTCTGCTTCTGA
- a CDS encoding DUF167 family protein produces MADLDGIAEIGPDALTLTVRLTPKASKDGIDGIKALSDGRSVLAARVRAVPEKGAANAALEKLLAKTLGVGKSQATVVSGATSRLKTVRIAGDGAALASALQMALGDTA; encoded by the coding sequence ATGGCGGACCTTGACGGAATAGCGGAGATCGGGCCGGACGCCCTGACTTTGACGGTCCGGCTGACGCCGAAGGCGTCGAAAGACGGCATCGACGGCATCAAGGCGCTCTCCGACGGCCGCTCTGTGCTGGCGGCCAGGGTCCGGGCGGTGCCGGAAAAGGGGGCGGCCAATGCGGCGCTGGAAAAGCTTCTCGCCAAGACCCTCGGCGTCGGCAAGAGCCAAGCGACGGTCGTTTCCGGGGCAACGTCGCGGCTGAAGACGGTCAGGATCGCGGGTGACGGCGCGGCACTCGCATCGGCGCTGCAAATGGCGCTCGGCGACACCGCCTAA
- the folD gene encoding bifunctional methylenetetrahydrofolate dehydrogenase/methenyltetrahydrofolate cyclohydrolase FolD has protein sequence MTATIIDGKARAAALREDVAAEVATLKRDHDVTPGLAVVLVGEDPASKVYVANKAKQTVAAGMVSFEHKLPEETSEAALLELVAHLNADPDVDGILVQMPLPKHIDTDRVVEAIDPAKDVDGLHPMNAGRIVLGRPGLVPCTPRGCVILAKEAIGDLTGKHAVVVGRSILVGKPVSLLLQNENCTVSMAHSRTVDLPSLCRQADILVAAVGRTEMIRGDWVKPGACVIDVGINRIPAPERGEGKTRLVGDVAFEEASKVAGAITPVPGGVGPMTIACLLANTVTAARLRRGLPAVDL, from the coding sequence ATGACGGCGACGATCATCGACGGAAAGGCACGGGCGGCGGCCCTTCGCGAGGACGTGGCGGCGGAGGTCGCGACCCTGAAGCGCGACCACGACGTGACACCCGGCCTCGCCGTGGTGCTGGTCGGCGAGGACCCGGCCTCCAAGGTCTATGTGGCCAATAAGGCCAAGCAGACGGTGGCAGCCGGCATGGTCTCCTTCGAGCACAAGCTGCCGGAAGAGACTTCGGAGGCGGCGCTCTTGGAACTCGTTGCCCATCTCAACGCCGATCCGGACGTCGACGGCATCCTCGTCCAGATGCCGCTGCCCAAGCACATCGATACGGACCGCGTCGTCGAGGCCATTGATCCGGCCAAGGATGTCGACGGCCTCCACCCGATGAACGCCGGCAGGATCGTCCTCGGCCGGCCGGGCCTCGTCCCCTGCACACCGCGCGGCTGTGTGATCCTGGCCAAGGAGGCCATCGGCGACCTCACCGGCAAGCACGCCGTCGTCGTCGGCCGTTCCATCCTCGTCGGCAAGCCGGTCTCGCTCCTGCTGCAAAACGAGAACTGCACGGTCTCCATGGCCCACAGCCGCACCGTCGACCTGCCGTCGCTGTGCCGCCAGGCGGACATCCTCGTTGCCGCCGTCGGCCGGACGGAAATGATCCGGGGCGACTGGGTGAAGCCGGGCGCCTGCGTCATCGACGTCGGCATCAACCGCATCCCCGCACCGGAAAGGGGCGAGGGCAAGACCCGCCTCGTCGGCGACGTCGCGTTCGAGGAGGCGTCGAAGGTCGCCGGCGCGATCACCCCGGTGCCGGGAGGCGTCGGCCCGATGACCATCGCCTGCCTCCTCGCCAACACGGTAACCGCCGCGCGCCTCAGGCGCGGATTGCCCGCCGTGGATTTGTAG
- a CDS encoding DUF1674 domain-containing protein encodes MADGGEKGVEGTGLELSEAEKARRATLSPAAQRALAEADERRRLADAAEPQPKEIGGRRKGLEPVRYGDWEKKGIAVDF; translated from the coding sequence ATGGCGGACGGCGGGGAAAAGGGCGTCGAAGGGACCGGGCTGGAGCTCTCGGAGGCGGAGAAGGCCCGCCGCGCGACGCTCTCGCCGGCCGCGCAGCGAGCGCTTGCCGAGGCCGACGAACGGCGGCGCCTCGCCGATGCCGCCGAACCGCAGCCCAAGGAAATCGGCGGCCGGCGCAAGGGGCTCGAACCGGTCCGCTACGGCGACTGGGAGAAAAAAGGCATCGCGGTGGATTTCTGA
- the htpX gene encoding zinc metalloprotease HtpX → MNYFRTALLLAAMTALFMGLGYLIGGATGMTIAFVVAAAMNVFSYWNADKLVLRMHNAMEVDAHSEPRFYNLVARLAQNAGLPMPRVFIIEEAQPNAFATGRNPENAAVAATRGLLQSLSEEEIAGVMAHELAHVKNHDTLIMTITATIAGAISMLANFALFFGGNRNNNPLGIIGVIAAMIVAPLAAMLVQMAISRTREYAADKAGAEICGQPLWLASALGKIAGGAAHIPNRNAEDNPATAHMFIINPLSGQNMDNLFSTHPATENRIAALQEMARGAPPWRPMPSSRADRPEASGGPAPTNGSASGPWGGSGPSRPRGNANSTPGRPPRTGRRRGPWG, encoded by the coding sequence ATGAACTATTTCCGCACGGCCCTTCTGCTTGCCGCCATGACGGCGCTGTTCATGGGGCTCGGCTATCTGATCGGCGGCGCGACCGGCATGACGATCGCCTTCGTCGTCGCGGCGGCAATGAACGTGTTCAGCTACTGGAACGCGGACAAGCTCGTCCTCAGGATGCACAACGCTATGGAGGTCGACGCGCATTCCGAGCCGCGCTTCTACAATCTCGTTGCCCGGCTCGCCCAGAATGCCGGTCTGCCGATGCCACGGGTCTTCATCATCGAGGAGGCCCAGCCGAACGCCTTCGCCACCGGCCGCAACCCGGAAAACGCCGCCGTCGCGGCCACGCGCGGCCTGTTGCAGTCGCTGAGCGAGGAGGAAATCGCCGGCGTCATGGCGCACGAACTCGCCCACGTGAAGAACCACGACACGCTGATCATGACGATCACGGCGACGATCGCCGGCGCCATCTCCATGCTCGCCAATTTCGCGCTGTTCTTCGGCGGCAACCGCAACAACAACCCGCTCGGCATCATCGGCGTCATCGCCGCCATGATCGTCGCGCCGCTCGCCGCCATGCTGGTGCAGATGGCGATCAGCCGCACACGGGAATACGCCGCCGACAAGGCCGGCGCGGAGATCTGCGGCCAGCCCCTGTGGCTCGCCTCGGCGCTCGGCAAGATCGCCGGCGGCGCGGCCCACATCCCCAACCGCAATGCGGAGGACAATCCGGCGACCGCCCACATGTTCATCATCAATCCGCTGTCGGGCCAGAACATGGACAATCTGTTCTCCACCCACCCGGCAACGGAAAACCGCATCGCCGCGCTTCAGGAAATGGCGCGCGGCGCGCCGCCCTGGCGGCCGATGCCGTCCTCGCGTGCGGACCGACCCGAGGCGTCCGGCGGCCCCGCGCCGACGAACGGATCCGCTTCGGGTCCGTGGGGCGGCAGCGGCCCGTCGCGGCCACGCGGCAACGCAAACAGCACACCGGGGCGGCCGCCCCGCACGGGCCGGCGCCGCGGGCCCTGGGGGTGA
- a CDS encoding RsmB/NOP family class I SAM-dependent RNA methyltransferase produces the protein MSSKRSQSADLAQAGLAARRVAVDILESVTDRGRRLEDVLESALNAGAASALIAKDRALVRAIVGTALRRKGQITDALGRLMKSRPPAKAHRLDHILAVGAAQILFMDVPDHAAVSLAVTQAVAEPRLRPFKNLVNGVLRNLGRQRDAILSGQDAERLNTPDWLWQRWEKAYGPENARRFAAMHALEPSLDITVRSDPGGWAERLGAAVLPTGSLRLIPSGPIDRLDGFAEGAWWVQDAAAALPARLLGDIAGKRVADLCAAPGGKTAQLAAAGANVTAVDISAARLKRVEENLARLGLGAEIVAADLTDWTPEAPFDAILLDAPCSATGTVRRHPDLPWRRSGTEIESLAALQAEMLRQALSWLKPGGEIVYCTCSLEPEEGEAQVARALQEMPGLERRPIEAGEIGGLADLVTADGDLRTLPCHLSSAEARLSGLDGFFAARLRRP, from the coding sequence GTGAGTTCCAAACGCTCACAATCGGCCGACCTTGCCCAGGCGGGACTTGCTGCCCGCCGCGTTGCCGTCGATATCCTGGAATCCGTGACCGATCGCGGACGGCGTCTGGAAGATGTCCTTGAGAGCGCCCTCAACGCGGGTGCCGCGAGCGCCCTCATCGCCAAGGACAGGGCGCTGGTCCGCGCCATCGTCGGCACCGCGCTCCGCCGCAAGGGCCAGATAACGGATGCCCTCGGAAGGCTGATGAAATCGCGGCCGCCGGCAAAGGCCCATCGCCTCGACCACATCCTTGCCGTCGGCGCCGCCCAGATCCTCTTCATGGACGTGCCGGACCATGCCGCCGTCTCCCTTGCGGTGACGCAGGCCGTCGCCGAGCCGCGCCTGCGCCCCTTCAAGAACCTCGTCAACGGCGTGCTTCGCAATCTCGGCCGCCAGCGCGACGCCATCCTTTCCGGCCAGGACGCCGAAAGGCTCAACACGCCGGACTGGCTGTGGCAGCGCTGGGAAAAGGCCTACGGCCCGGAAAACGCCCGCCGATTCGCCGCCATGCACGCCCTGGAGCCGAGCCTCGACATCACGGTGCGGAGCGATCCCGGTGGCTGGGCAGAGCGCCTCGGCGCCGCGGTCCTGCCGACCGGGTCCCTGCGGCTCATACCCTCCGGCCCCATCGACCGGCTGGACGGTTTTGCCGAAGGCGCCTGGTGGGTGCAGGACGCCGCCGCGGCCCTGCCGGCCCGGCTGCTCGGCGACATCGCGGGCAAGCGCGTCGCCGACCTTTGCGCCGCCCCCGGCGGCAAGACCGCCCAGCTCGCCGCTGCCGGCGCCAATGTCACTGCCGTCGACATTTCCGCCGCGCGCCTCAAACGCGTTGAAGAAAATCTCGCCCGGCTCGGCCTTGGCGCGGAAATCGTCGCCGCAGACCTGACGGACTGGACGCCCGAAGCACCCTTCGATGCGATTCTGCTCGACGCGCCCTGTTCGGCGACCGGCACGGTGCGCCGCCATCCGGACCTTCCCTGGCGCCGCTCCGGCACCGAGATCGAATCACTTGCCGCCCTGCAGGCTGAGATGCTGCGGCAGGCGCTTTCCTGGCTGAAGCCCGGCGGCGAGATCGTCTATTGCACCTGCTCGCTGGAGCCGGAGGAGGGCGAGGCGCAGGTCGCGCGCGCCTTGCAGGAGATGCCCGGCCTTGAGCGCCGCCCGATCGAAGCAGGCGAAATCGGTGGCCTTGCCGACCTCGTCACCGCAGACGGCGACCTGCGCACCCTGCCGTGCCACCTTTCCTCGGCCGAGGCCCGCCTTTCCGGCCTCGATGGTTTTTTTGCCGCGCGACTCCGGCGGCCCTGA